A single Carnobacterium alterfunditum DSM 5972 DNA region contains:
- the rnc gene encoding ribonuclease III → MDEVFLTHLKTKFSLVFHDLSYLEEAFTHSSYVNEHRNLKLKDNERIEFLGDAVLELTVSRFLYELYPDVPEGKLTRLRATIVCEVSLSQFAKEYEFDQFIRLGKGEERMNGRKRPALLCDLFESFIGALYLDQGIDSVLFFLEQTIFPKINSGAFSHVMDHKTNLQEFLQQKGEIGIEYQLVDEIGPAHQKAFVVEVLAEGQSLGQGQGTTKKAAEQVAAENALLALLEK, encoded by the coding sequence ATGGACGAAGTATTTTTAACACATTTAAAAACTAAATTTAGTTTGGTTTTTCATGACCTTTCTTATTTAGAAGAAGCATTCACCCATTCATCATATGTGAATGAGCACAGGAACCTTAAATTGAAAGATAATGAAAGAATTGAATTTTTAGGAGATGCTGTCTTAGAACTGACCGTATCAAGATTCTTATATGAATTGTATCCTGATGTACCTGAAGGGAAATTAACACGATTGAGAGCGACTATTGTTTGTGAAGTGAGTTTGAGTCAATTTGCAAAAGAATACGAATTCGATCAATTTATCCGTTTAGGTAAAGGCGAAGAGCGTATGAATGGACGAAAACGTCCAGCATTGCTTTGTGATCTATTTGAATCTTTTATTGGAGCGTTATATTTAGATCAAGGAATAGACAGTGTATTATTTTTTCTTGAACAAACGATCTTTCCGAAAATCAATTCCGGTGCTTTCTCACATGTGATGGATCATAAAACAAACTTACAAGAGTTTTTACAACAAAAAGGTGAAATTGGAATCGAGTATCAATTGGTCGATGAGATAGGACCAGCACATCAAAAAGCATTCGTAGTAGAAGTACTTGCTGAAGGACAAAGCCTGGGACAAGGTCAAGGGACAACAAAAAAAGCTGCTGAACAAGTAGCAGCTGAAAATGCATTACTTGCTTTATTAGAAAAATAG
- the acpP gene encoding acyl carrier protein yields MSTNETFEKIKKIIVERFGIDEEKVTKELTFKEDLGADSLDVVELVMELEDVFGTEISDEDAERIKTVGDAVTHIEEHKN; encoded by the coding sequence TTGTCTACTAATGAAACTTTCGAAAAAATAAAAAAAATCATCGTTGAAAGATTCGGTATTGACGAAGAAAAAGTTACCAAAGAGCTTACTTTTAAAGAAGATTTAGGTGCTGATTCTCTTGATGTCGTAGAATTAGTTATGGAATTAGAAGATGTTTTTGGGACAGAAATATCTGATGAAGATGCTGAACGCATCAAAACAGTTGGAGATGCAGTAACGCATATCGAAGAGCACAAAAATTAA
- a CDS encoding DAK2 domain-containing protein: protein MKVTKLEGKQFRLMIATGATRLDKNAEYVNSLNVFPVPDGDTGTNMNLSLASGAKAVANTASESIGDLSAALSKGLLMGARGNSGVILSQLFRGFGKAIENKETLSSKDFSEAFTRGVETAYKAVMKPVEGTILTVARESAKAGEKKAKETDDVVVVMEAVVRGAKKSLAKTPDLLPILKEVGVVDSGGQGLLFIYEGFLEVLSGKVIEEDINQPSPQEMSELVNAEHHKSVSDHIHTEDIKYGYCTEIMVEIGKGETVDSEFDYDTFRNHLNEIGDSLLVVADDDIVKVHVHTEHPGEVMNYGQKFGSLLKIKVDNMRVQHETILESESHQLVEKKAKTPYGIIAVAAGKGVQDLFKSLGVDYVISGGQTMNPSTEDILKAIEEVNAEKIIILPNNKNIFMAADQAAEVSELPVAVIPSKTVSQGMTAMLAFNELNDLDANKAEMMSELANVISGQVTNAVRDTEINGMTIKKDDFMGIIEGDIKVSQSNRKDVTIETLKQMISEDSEIVTILLGEDGDENEAAEIAAEIEKLFEEVEVEIHDGQQPVYPYILSVE from the coding sequence GTGAAAGTTACAAAATTAGAAGGTAAACAGTTTCGCTTAATGATAGCAACAGGAGCTACTCGTTTAGATAAAAATGCGGAATATGTGAACTCATTAAATGTTTTTCCAGTTCCAGACGGTGATACAGGAACCAATATGAATTTATCATTGGCTAGTGGAGCTAAGGCCGTTGCTAACACAGCTTCTGAAAGCATCGGAGATCTGTCAGCAGCCTTATCTAAAGGTTTACTAATGGGAGCTCGTGGAAATTCTGGAGTTATTTTATCTCAATTATTTAGAGGATTCGGCAAAGCTATCGAAAATAAAGAAACGTTGTCTTCTAAAGACTTTTCTGAAGCTTTTACTAGAGGTGTTGAAACGGCATATAAAGCGGTCATGAAACCTGTTGAAGGAACTATTTTAACTGTAGCTCGCGAATCTGCTAAAGCTGGTGAAAAAAAAGCAAAAGAGACAGATGATGTTGTTGTTGTAATGGAAGCAGTCGTACGTGGAGCTAAAAAATCACTGGCTAAAACACCTGATTTATTGCCTATACTTAAAGAAGTTGGAGTTGTAGACAGCGGCGGACAAGGATTGTTATTTATTTATGAAGGATTCTTAGAAGTGTTGTCTGGAAAAGTTATAGAAGAAGATATCAATCAGCCTTCTCCACAAGAAATGTCAGAACTAGTTAATGCGGAACACCATAAAAGTGTTTCAGACCACATTCATACTGAAGATATCAAATATGGTTATTGTACAGAAATCATGGTTGAAATTGGCAAAGGAGAAACAGTTGATAGTGAATTTGACTACGATACATTCCGTAACCATCTAAACGAGATCGGTGATTCCTTACTAGTTGTTGCTGATGACGATATCGTTAAGGTTCATGTCCATACAGAACATCCAGGAGAAGTTATGAATTATGGTCAAAAATTTGGTTCATTACTTAAAATAAAAGTTGATAACATGCGTGTTCAGCATGAAACGATTCTTGAAAGTGAGTCGCACCAGCTCGTTGAAAAAAAAGCTAAAACCCCTTATGGTATTATTGCGGTTGCAGCGGGAAAAGGCGTTCAAGACTTGTTTAAAAGTTTAGGCGTTGACTATGTCATCAGTGGTGGACAAACAATGAATCCAAGTACAGAGGATATTCTTAAAGCAATCGAAGAAGTAAATGCTGAAAAAATTATTATTTTACCAAACAATAAAAATATCTTTATGGCAGCAGATCAAGCAGCTGAAGTCAGCGAATTGCCAGTGGCTGTTATTCCTAGTAAAACAGTTTCACAAGGTATGACAGCAATGTTAGCTTTCAATGAGTTGAATGACTTAGATGCAAATAAGGCTGAGATGATGAGTGAATTAGCGAATGTTATAAGTGGTCAAGTTACGAATGCAGTAAGAGACACAGAAATTAATGGAATGACGATCAAAAAAGATGATTTTATGGGTATCATTGAAGGGGATATTAAAGTATCTCAATCAAACCGTAAAGATGTTACGATTGAAACCTTGAAACAAATGATATCAGAAGATAGTGAAATTGTGACAATTTTACTTGGAGAAGATGGGGATGAAAATGAAGCTGCTGAAATTGCTGCCGAAATTGAAAAACTATTTGAAGAAGTAGAAGTAGAAATTCATGATGGTCAACAACCAGTCTATCCGTATATCTTGTCGGTAGAATAA
- a CDS encoding thiamine diphosphokinase, translated as MEQQLAIMVGGPYERIPVLKDVNSKELIWIGVDRGTVRLLEQGIVPKIALGDFDSVTKEELKKIKNKVADVRVYQAEKDETDTELAVRVAFDEFKPTKVFIYGGTGGRIDHLLNNIYMVFQPKIFQQAAKICLVDVQNTISYFLPGTHTITKEQDKEYLAFICLSAVEQLSIKDAKYRLENVDFAYPVSLASNEFIADKVTFSFKSGIIAVIQSKDDESKE; from the coding sequence ATGGAACAGCAACTTGCAATCATGGTTGGTGGACCTTATGAACGCATACCAGTATTAAAAGATGTTAATTCAAAAGAACTCATTTGGATAGGTGTCGATAGAGGAACAGTGCGTTTATTGGAACAAGGAATTGTTCCTAAGATAGCTTTAGGTGATTTTGATTCTGTTACAAAAGAGGAATTAAAAAAAATCAAGAATAAAGTTGCTGATGTCCGGGTTTATCAAGCCGAAAAAGATGAGACGGATACAGAGTTGGCTGTCCGAGTTGCTTTTGACGAATTTAAACCAACTAAGGTTTTTATTTACGGAGGCACTGGGGGGAGAATAGATCATTTATTAAATAATATTTATATGGTGTTCCAACCGAAGATCTTCCAGCAAGCAGCTAAAATCTGTTTGGTAGATGTTCAAAATACCATCTCCTACTTCTTACCCGGTACACATACAATAACAAAGGAACAAGATAAAGAGTATCTTGCATTTATTTGTTTATCTGCAGTAGAGCAATTGTCAATAAAAGATGCAAAGTATCGATTAGAAAATGTGGATTTTGCTTACCCAGTTTCTTTGGCAAGCAATGAATTTATTGCAGATAAAGTGACTTTCTCCTTTAAATCGGGAATAATAGCGGTCATTCAAAGTAAAGATGACGAGTCAAAAGAATAA
- the plsX gene encoding phosphate acyltransferase PlsX, translated as MKIAVDAMGGDNAPQAIVEGIMMAVKEYQDIEFILYGKEEAIRKYLTDETNITIVHTDEKIMSEDDPVRAVRRKKNASMVLAAQAVKDKKADALFSAGNTGALLTAGLLIIGRIKGIDRPGLLVTLPVIGNENETFNLMDVGANADTKPENINQYATLGSYYAQFVRGVKNPKVGLLNNGTEENKGNDVTKRAYQLLANNTDINFVGNVEARELLSGIADVVVTDGYTGNAVLKTIEGTALSMMKLIKNAVYENGVKAKLGGLLLKDSFSSMKDVLDYSKHGGAVLFGVKAPVIKTHGSTEKEAVYYTIRQIHEMLDSHVIDDLVHHFEEKEASAILKK; from the coding sequence TTGAAAATTGCAGTAGATGCTATGGGTGGAGATAACGCTCCACAAGCAATTGTAGAAGGTATCATGATGGCAGTTAAAGAATATCAGGATATTGAATTTATTCTTTATGGAAAAGAAGAAGCTATCAGGAAATACTTAACAGATGAAACAAATATTACCATTGTTCATACAGATGAAAAAATTATGAGTGAAGATGACCCCGTTCGCGCTGTCCGCCGTAAAAAGAATGCCTCAATGGTACTAGCAGCTCAAGCTGTTAAAGACAAAAAAGCTGATGCGTTATTTTCTGCGGGAAATACCGGTGCATTGTTGACAGCTGGGCTATTGATCATTGGACGGATCAAAGGAATCGACCGACCAGGTTTATTAGTGACACTACCTGTCATTGGGAATGAAAATGAAACTTTCAATTTAATGGATGTCGGTGCAAATGCAGATACTAAACCAGAAAATATTAACCAATACGCAACATTAGGCAGCTATTATGCTCAATTTGTTAGAGGAGTAAAAAATCCGAAAGTTGGTTTATTAAACAACGGGACCGAAGAAAATAAAGGAAACGATGTAACTAAGAGAGCTTATCAACTGCTAGCAAATAATACCGATATTAATTTCGTTGGAAACGTAGAAGCGCGTGAGTTGTTGAGTGGTATAGCAGATGTAGTGGTTACAGATGGTTATACTGGAAATGCAGTATTAAAAACAATTGAAGGTACTGCGCTATCTATGATGAAACTAATTAAAAATGCTGTGTATGAAAATGGTGTAAAAGCTAAATTAGGTGGATTATTATTGAAAGATAGTTTTTCTAGTATGAAAGATGTTTTAGATTATTCTAAACATGGTGGAGCAGTACTATTTGGAGTTAAAGCACCAGTTATCAAAACGCATGGATCAACTGAGAAAGAAGCGGTCTATTACACGATCAGACAAATTCATGAAATGTTAGATTCTCATGTTATTGATGACTTAGTTCACCATTTTGAAGAAAAAGAAGCGTCAGCTATACTTAAAAAATAG
- the rpmB gene encoding 50S ribosomal protein L28: MAKECAITGRKARSGNNRSHAMNKSKRTWGANLQKVRIMIDGSPQKVWVSTRALKSGKIARV, from the coding sequence ATGGCTAAAGAATGTGCAATTACAGGACGTAAAGCAAGAAGCGGAAATAACCGCTCTCACGCTATGAACAAATCAAAACGTACTTGGGGTGCTAACTTGCAAAAAGTTCGTATCATGATTGACGGTTCACCTCAAAAAGTTTGGGTATCAACTCGAGCACTTAAATCTGGTAAAATTGCACGCGTATAA
- a CDS encoding Asp23/Gls24 family envelope stress response protein, translating to MAVKIKTQFGTIDISNEVIATVVGGAATEIFGIVGMASKSQIRDNLNDILKKENYSRGVIVRQEENGVAVDIYIIVSYGIKISEVSRNVQEIVKYNLETMLGVTANTVNVYVQGVRVLND from the coding sequence ATGGCAGTTAAAATCAAAACACAATTTGGAACAATCGATATCTCAAACGAAGTCATTGCGACTGTTGTTGGGGGCGCTGCAACTGAAATTTTTGGAATCGTTGGTATGGCAAGTAAAAGTCAAATAAGGGATAATTTAAATGATATACTAAAAAAAGAAAACTATTCACGTGGCGTTATCGTTCGTCAAGAAGAGAATGGTGTAGCAGTTGATATTTATATTATTGTAAGTTATGGAATAAAAATTTCTGAAGTTAGTCGTAATGTACAAGAAATTGTAAAATACAATTTGGAAACAATGCTAGGTGTCACCGCTAATACTGTAAATGTTTATGTTCAAGGTGTTCGCGTATTAAATGACTAA
- the rpe gene encoding ribulose-phosphate 3-epimerase, with amino-acid sequence MKLAPSILSADFANLARDIRLLEEGGADYIHVDVMDGHFVPNITFGADTVAAIRPVTKLPLDCHLMVEYPEHYIENFAKAGADIITVHAESTPHIHRVIQLIKDQGVKAGIAVNPGTPIESLIHVLGLVDLVLVMTVNPGYGGQSFIPETLKKIKTAKELKEREGYTYEIQVDGGIAEQTAKQCKEAGASVFVAGSYIYNAEDPKSQMALLMDAVS; translated from the coding sequence ATGAAACTAGCACCATCTATTTTGAGCGCAGACTTTGCAAATTTAGCAAGAGATATTCGTTTATTGGAAGAGGGAGGAGCAGATTATATCCATGTTGATGTGATGGATGGACATTTTGTACCTAATATTACGTTTGGAGCGGATACGGTAGCTGCTATCCGTCCGGTAACAAAATTACCTTTAGATTGTCATTTGATGGTAGAGTACCCAGAACATTACATTGAAAATTTTGCTAAAGCTGGCGCAGATATTATTACAGTGCATGCTGAAAGTACACCTCATATTCATCGCGTTATTCAATTAATAAAAGATCAAGGTGTTAAAGCGGGGATCGCCGTTAATCCAGGCACGCCGATCGAATCATTGATCCATGTATTAGGACTAGTTGATTTAGTTTTAGTTATGACAGTCAACCCAGGTTATGGTGGACAAAGTTTTATCCCTGAAACACTTAAAAAAATAAAAACAGCAAAAGAGTTGAAAGAAAGAGAAGGTTATACTTATGAGATTCAAGTTGATGGGGGAATAGCTGAACAGACTGCTAAACAATGCAAAGAAGCGGGAGCATCTGTTTTTGTAGCAGGTTCTTACATTTATAATGCGGAAGATCCTAAAAGTCAAATGGCTTTATTGATGGATGCGGTAAGCTAG
- the recG gene encoding ATP-dependent DNA helicase RecG — MTKTIYDSVSTLPYVGEKRLEALHQLGIHTIFDLLSHYPTRYEDIQEKDLLEIGDQEKVTLKGNVVSEAVVSRFGPKKNRLSFRLIIDHAVISVTFFNQPYLKNKIVTGEEIAVFGKWDAKRKILTGIKILGSRSDSENGDFESVYSANKAIKQSTILKLITEAFKYYEDYIPEVVPPELRIKYRLISHHDAIYAMHFPASEEQKKQARREVIFEEFLLYQMRMQIVRKKQKAMGKGNSLKYNVTDLRKFIETLPFELTKAQKRVVNEICSDLRQPIHMHRLLQGDVGSGKTIVAAIALYAATNVGVQSALMVPTEILAEQHMESLSELFDPLEVRIALLTGSTKTKDRRLILEQLANGELDVLIGTHALIQEGVSFSRLGLVITDEQHRFGVNQRKLLRDKGKDADVLFMTATPIPRTLAITAYGEMDVSIIDEMPAGRIPIQTSWIKPQNFERTLEFIEFQLRKGSQAYVICPLIEESESMDVKNATDIYEKLTAYYGGRFQVGLLHGKMKSRDKESVMENFKEKSLQVLVSTTVIEVGVNVPNATTMVIYDADRFGLSQLHQLRGRVGRGDKESYCVLVANPKTENGMERMKIMTETTDGFLLSEKDLELRGPGDLFGNKQSGLPNFKIGNIVDDFGALEAARQEANNLINQKDFLLNELYQALREAIGFNELEGLDFN; from the coding sequence ATGACTAAAACAATTTATGATTCTGTTTCTACCCTCCCTTACGTTGGAGAAAAACGGTTAGAGGCTTTGCACCAATTAGGTATCCACACCATTTTTGATTTGTTGTCTCATTATCCGACTCGTTATGAGGATATTCAAGAAAAAGATCTATTAGAGATAGGGGATCAAGAAAAAGTCACGTTGAAAGGAAATGTTGTTTCAGAAGCAGTGGTCAGCCGCTTTGGTCCGAAGAAAAACCGCCTATCATTTCGTCTCATTATTGACCACGCTGTGATATCGGTTACTTTTTTTAATCAGCCCTATTTAAAAAATAAAATCGTTACCGGAGAAGAAATAGCTGTTTTTGGCAAATGGGATGCAAAAAGAAAAATTCTGACCGGCATAAAAATTTTAGGAAGTCGCTCAGATTCTGAGAATGGCGATTTTGAATCAGTTTATAGTGCAAATAAGGCTATTAAACAAAGCACGATTTTGAAACTGATCACAGAAGCCTTCAAATACTACGAAGATTATATCCCAGAGGTCGTGCCGCCAGAATTAAGAATCAAATATAGATTAATTTCTCATCATGACGCTATTTATGCGATGCATTTCCCAGCTTCAGAAGAACAAAAGAAACAAGCTAGAAGAGAAGTGATTTTTGAAGAGTTTTTATTGTACCAAATGCGTATGCAGATCGTTCGAAAAAAACAAAAAGCGATGGGCAAAGGAAACTCACTCAAGTACAATGTGACTGACTTGAGGAAATTTATTGAAACTTTGCCTTTTGAATTAACGAAAGCACAAAAGCGAGTTGTAAATGAAATCTGCAGCGATTTAAGACAGCCGATCCATATGCATCGATTGCTGCAAGGAGACGTTGGGAGCGGAAAAACGATTGTTGCCGCAATCGCATTATATGCTGCTACAAATGTGGGTGTCCAGTCGGCTTTAATGGTGCCAACTGAAATCCTTGCCGAACAGCATATGGAAAGTCTGTCCGAATTGTTTGATCCTCTTGAGGTCCGAATTGCTTTGTTGACGGGTTCAACAAAAACAAAAGACCGACGTTTGATTTTAGAACAATTAGCTAATGGCGAATTAGACGTTCTTATAGGCACGCATGCATTGATTCAAGAAGGCGTATCTTTTTCTCGCTTAGGTTTAGTCATCACGGATGAACAGCATCGTTTTGGTGTGAATCAACGGAAATTATTGAGAGATAAAGGAAAAGATGCGGATGTTTTATTTATGACAGCTACTCCTATCCCACGGACCTTAGCAATTACGGCGTATGGCGAAATGGATGTTTCTATTATCGATGAAATGCCTGCTGGAAGAATTCCGATTCAAACGTCATGGATCAAACCGCAGAATTTTGAAAGAACATTAGAATTCATTGAATTTCAATTAAGAAAAGGATCGCAAGCGTATGTTATTTGTCCATTAATTGAAGAATCAGAAAGTATGGATGTTAAAAATGCCACGGATATATATGAAAAGTTAACAGCTTATTACGGTGGCCGCTTTCAAGTAGGTTTGTTGCATGGAAAAATGAAATCAAGAGATAAAGAAAGTGTCATGGAAAATTTCAAAGAAAAAAGCTTGCAAGTTCTTGTATCTACAACTGTTATTGAAGTAGGAGTGAATGTGCCTAATGCGACGACTATGGTCATTTACGATGCTGACCGCTTTGGCCTGTCTCAATTGCATCAGTTAAGAGGCCGAGTTGGTCGCGGAGATAAAGAATCTTATTGTGTCCTTGTCGCGAACCCTAAAACAGAAAACGGAATGGAACGCATGAAAATAATGACAGAAACAACAGATGGCTTTTTACTTAGTGAAAAAGATTTAGAGTTGAGAGGACCTGGAGATTTGTTTGGCAATAAACAATCGGGGCTGCCCAATTTTAAAATAGGGAATATTGTAGATGATTTTGGAGCTCTAGAAGCAGCCAGACAAGAAGCGAATAATTTGATCAATCAAAAAGATTTTCTGTTAAACGAACTTTATCAAGCCCTTAGAGAAGCTATTGGGTTCAATGAATTAGAAGGTTTAGATTTTAATTGA